tttttttttttttcaagataCCTGAAATGGTGGCGATAAAGTAAATGCAAGACCCCAGAAAGAGGGAAGTGAAGGCAACTGCATGCATATTTTGATTTATGAGCAATAGAGTTAATTTTGCTATGGCTCATCGACAGGGGTTGCAGTGACTCGTGTGCATCACTAACATAATTAACTTCTCTCTGATGGCAGAAATCCAACATCCCATCACTTAATGTACTgttttacttaaaaaaaaaaaaaagtgataaCCTCTCTTTTGTGTGCATCATGAATATTGGCAGGCTGTGCGTGAAAGATTATAAAAAAATAATACACTGTATACAGTATACACCATAAAATCTGTTGATTGTGGGTGGATTATTGGCATggtgtttcctctctctactgATAAGCACACAGTAGATGATTCAGTCTGTTGCCCTGTGGGAACCCAGGTTCTCTCTTTCTGTTGGCTCCTCTGGGTCTGTGCCTCTGTGCAATATGGTACATGAAGGAAACGCAGTTGTGGTTGAAACATgattgtccttattcaataagtAGAATACAATTGAAACGATTAGAGTGCAGTGTTGTAAGTTTGAGTATTTGTTTTCTGGAACATTTACTTAATGTACAACAATACCCCTAAAACTCAATGGGTACCCCAACGAACGTAAACTGATAGAACATACTGTAAAATTGAATACATGTGTAAATATGTTTATTCATTATACGCACATATGCTCCCTGTATATCTGCACAGCTAATCGATTATGCATGACTGAATTGTAGCCTACATAATAACATTAAGCATCCTCCATGGAGATACAAGCCAGCTGCCTCACTACATAAGCATGAAGTAAAACATGGaatgtcaaatacatttaaatgtatGTGGTGGGATTAAAGATTGTAATGATCTCAAAACGATCGTACATTGACACACATGTACAAAATTAATGATACAAGTATTTCCCAATAGGTATATTTTCTTTCCATGAGAAACTGTACATGACTCCAACTTGTAAACAATTAAATCTGTATTCAGACAAGAAACAGTAGCTAGTCCAAAAAAAGTATATTCATAGCCCTCGTCTATCCTTCTTGCAAAGGATCTTTTTGAAAGACCTCCTGAAGTCATTGTTGAAAATAGTGTAAATGACTGGATTCAGCGAGCTATTGCAGTATCCAAACCAGAAGAAGAAATTGAACAATGTCTCGGGGACACAGCAGGACTCACATATGGCGGTGAGTGTGTACGTGAAGAAGAAGGGGAACCAGCAGACAACAAACACTCCCATGACCACAGCCAGAACAAAGGTGAAGCGCTTCTCTCTGTTCTGCCTTCCTTTCCACCGGCTCACTTTCACACACTGCTGTGCATCATAATCTTTAGGGGACGGGTCTTCTAGTTTCACCTGACTCACTTTGGTCTTTCCCTTTCTCAGCTTCATTTTGATGGAGCACTGGTTCTCATTCCCATCAGACGAGGAGCACTCTTCCCCCACGTCGATTCCATtgacctcctcaccctcctccactccatctctacctcctctgtTCCTTCTCTCCAGGGGGTCCTGCTGAACTAAGCCATACTGACTTTTATCTGGATTATTGTTTCCCCTTCTCCTTTCACCCAGAGGGGCCCTGGTTCTATTCTTTGCAACCTGGTAAATTCGAACGTAGACCAGAATCATGATCACACAGGGGGCGAAGAATGAGGCGGTGCTGGAGAATATGATGTACCACTTCTCCTCATTGATCTTACATGTGGGACCCTCCTCTTTGGCCCCTTCCTTCTCCATTGAAATGAGAGGTGGGAATGATATAATGGCAGCCAGCACCCACACGAATAACACTATACATTTGATCCTGCGTGGTGTCCTTTTCGAGTTGTACTCAATGGCTTGAGTGACTGACCAGTATCTGTCCAGACTTATGGCACACAGATGCGTGATGGACGAGGTGCAGAACAGAACATCCAGGGCCAGGTAGATCTCACACCACACTTGACCAAAGTACCAATATCCCATCAGTTCATTAGCCAGAGAAAAGGGCATCACCAGAGTGGCCACTAGAATGTCTGCACATGCCAAGGACACTAAAAACAAGTTCTGAGGGGCTCTTAGGGCTCGGCTGGTCAACACAGCGATGACCACTAGGACATTACCGAACACTGTGAGGAGAATAAGGATACCCACCAGTATTGTCAGAGGCACAGAAGTCTGCACAGTGTAAGGGAGCCTGCCAGGCAAAGTCTTGTTGCTGTTGGTCAAGTTATCACACCCCATAAGGTTGAAGCTGGGGTCCTTACAAGACAAGTCAACCAATCCACTGTTATGGCACATTCGTTAATTAAGCGTCCCACGATAACGTAGCCTTTAAGTTTTGCCCACTGGGGAAAATGTCATATCAACAATCTCACATACAAATAATCTCAAAATGTGGTTTTACTCCTTTGTTTTCTAGCATCCAAAAATGTAATTTCCTCCATTTACACATTCAGGAAAAAAGTGGTAATTCGTTATCCTCTTCCTTCGAGCTTCAAACACTTCAAATTGTCCCACGTTGTGCATGGAATAGCATCGACAGGATTATATTTCTCTGCCACTGAAACAGTAGTTGGTGAAGCAGATATGTATGTGGCAGAGGAGGGGATTGCCGCTTTTTATATGGTGGTGAGCCTCATCTCCCTAGTCAGTATATCTTAGTGGGAATAATGGGCGGGGTCCAATTACTATCGGAGCTACAGAAGAGTTTCATTGTTGCTTTCCAAATTGTACATTGACAAAATACCTTGTCATTCCAAATATatctatatttttttaattttgtgACTATGTCTAGGCTAGTGTTTATTAATGAACCACATGAGATATTAGTAATCTTATTTCATAATctcgggtagcctagtggttaagtgttttttatttatttattttatttcacctttatttaaccaggtaggctagttgaaaataagttctcatttgcaactgtgacctggccaagataaagcaaagcagtgtgacacagacaacaacacagagttacacatggagtaaacaataaacaagccaataacacaataaacaagtcaatgacacagtagaaaaaatcaagtctatatacagtgtgtgcaaaaggcatgaggtaggcaataaataggccataggagcgaataattacaatttagcagattaacactggagtgataaatgagcagatgatgtgcaagtagagataccggtgtgcaaaagagcagaaaagtaaataaaataaaaaggggatgaggtaggtagattgggtgggctatttacagatggactatgtacagctgcagcgatcggttagctgctcagatagttgatgtttaaaattggtgagggaaataagtcttcaacttcagcgatttttgcaatttgttccagtcactggcagcagagaactggaaggaaaggcggccaaatgaaatgttggctttggggatgatcagtgagatatacctgcaggaatgtgtgctacgggtgggtgttgttatcatgaccagtgaactgagataaggcagagctttacctaacagacttatagatgacctggagcccgtgggtcttgcgacgaatatgtagcgagggccagccgactagggcatacaggtcgcagtggtaggtggtataaggtgatttggtaacaaaactgatggcactgtgatagactgcatccagtttgctgagtagagtatttgaagctattttgtagatgacatcgcttaagtcaaggatcggtaggacagtcagttttactagggtaagtttggcggcgtgagtgaaggaggctttgttgagccagtaactgaaaggtcgctggttccaatatatatttttttatatttaacctttattttaacagggaAGACATATTGAGACCTGGGTCGCTTTTACAAATGCACCCTGTATATACAACGCAAATATACACATTGAACCCAAACTAATATATATATGCTTTTATATacacagtgctttcggaaagtattcagatacttcactttttccacattttgttacgttacagccttctaaaatgtattacattttttccccctcatcaatctacacgccataccccataatgacaaagtgaaaataggtttttagacatttttgctaatttattcaaAACCAAAAACCGAAATGCCTTGgggatgctgtggggatgtttttcagcggcagggactggaagactagtcaggatcgagggaaagatgaacagagccaaGTACAGacatatccttgatgaaaacctgcttcagagcgaatgttaatcttccaacaggacaacggccctaagcacacagccaagacaacgcaggaatggcttcgggacaagtctttcaAGGTCCCTGAGTCAGCATGCCAtaacctggacttgaacccgatcaggcctgaaaaatagctgtgcagcaacactccccattcaaccttacagagcttgagaggatctgcagaaaatattggaagaatctccccaaatacaggtgtgccaagcttgtagcatcatactcaagaagacttaaggctgtaatcattcccgaaggtgcttcaacaaagtactgagttaagggtttgaatacctatgtaaatatgataaacgtgtctaaaaacctgtttttgctttgcgattatggggtattgtgtgtagattcaaaAACTATTGAaaagattttagaataaggctgtaacgtaacaaaatgtggaaaaagtcaaggggtctgaatactctccgaatgcactgtacatacacattCATATACAAAAACACAGTCATGGGAAGCACAAATAAACAATCACAAATCACCCAGAAAAACAAGTTACATTACTCCACAAATAAGTCCCCAATCAATACTTGAAATTGTCCGAAGGGGCACCAGAACATTAAGATGAAATGCATTTTTAATTTTGTTCCAGTAATACGGTGCATTAAAACTCAAAGCAGATGTACCTGGCTCGGTGGAGACGCTAGGAACCTTGAGTTAATCCAataatccccgagccgactaggtgaaaaatctgttgaattgcccttgagcaaggcacttaactctaaaGTCTCCCTGGATAAAAGCGTCTTGTAAATTACTTatttttatgtaaaaaaaaatgctaATGACAGCAAGTAGCCTAAATTAATTGCTGCAAACAGTAGGCCTAAATAATAGCTTCATATATTATTATGCgctctactccgatttcagagcactctcttcTGCGTGTGCgagagcacagaataactgattCATTTACGAAGGtgcaacacccattgaatatgacTTGTCAGTAAACCATTCTCCtcagccagagcgtccagtgtgcgctctgaacactATGAGAgcaaaacgctctgaatttatgaacaGACAATCTGtcaatgctctgaatttactaaACGTAACAGACACACCGGAGgcaatttacgaacgcaccctgATATGACTTGTTGAAGACAAACTGACGGCTCTTATTAAATggtgcgtttgtaaattcactctggctatctactccgatttgaGAGTACTCTCGTCTAAGTGTGCAGAATAATTTATGAATTTACGAACCTGCAAAACTGGTCaaatatgaccggtgtcagtaaacgtaggCAAAAAACGTTCTAGATGACATGAAAACAGCATAACCAGTTTTGCTGGTgcatttatatacacacacaacaccgCTGAATATGATCGGTGTCCAAAGTCAGCTGCAGTTATAGTCACCAATGCTCTAGGTAACATGGAAACAGCCTGACCACCTCTGCTAGGGTAAGCACAATGGTCAGCGTGAGGTGTtactcatttgtgtctggaagtagctagcaagctagccaaatttagccagttagcttgagtgctgttgtgaggtcagaacgctctgATCAAACCTACCCCTCTCCAGAGCGTTCAGTGTGTACACCGAGAGTGAAACACTCTTAATTTACGAACGGACCCTATGAGTTACAGTCAGTTGACCTTTACAGTGAATTCGTTAGGATGTCGATTCAAATACCAATTGTCCATTTTAAGTACCAGGGACATAATTTATTGGGATAAAGCCCCATCTGCTGACAATGAGCGAAATGACACTTTGGCAGCCTACTATCGCGAGAATAACATGTTATAAGAAATAATCGACATTTCCGGTTTATTTTTAAGATATTTATTTTTGCTGATATATGAGAACCTATTTCAGTAAAATCTGAATGTGCGTATTTATTCAGTTGAAACAAATACAGAAAGGTAAGATTATTAATGAACATTTAGCCGTTTTGAATGTGTTTTCTTTTGCAAAAATGGCACTGGATGCCAGCTGTCACTGTGTTGTGGCGATGGCCTACAAATTAACTAACGTTAGCCATCTAGCGGTAACGTTAGTTAGCTGACATTCTTGCCAGCGATGCCtatttgaaatgtatttgaaAGTCAATAGCTAGATTTGATACCTATCAGAGTAAGGAAATAAAGAGAACTAACGTTAGTTACATGAGAACCGAGTGCTGaaaatgtgttaaccctccaccgaAATGTAACTAGCTACGCTAGATAGCCAATTAAGCTAACTAGCCAGCTGGAATTTGTTGTGTAGCTACACATGTCCAAAAGTATGCaggcaccccttcaaattagtttattcgactatttcagccacacccgtatACGCAGCTGACCAgcgtataaaatcaagcacacagccatgcaatctccacagtcaaacattgtcagtagaatggcgcATACTGAAGCGCTCAGTGACTGTCAAATGGCatagtcataggatgccacctttccaacaagtaagattgtcaaatttctaccctgctagagctgccccagtcaaaatcgtctgtcctcggttgcaacactctacCGAAGCAACGTCCGCACAAAAACTGTTCATGAAATGGGtctccatggccaagcagccgcagacaagcctaagatcaccatgtgcaatgccaagcgttggctggagtggtgtaaagctcaccaccattggactggagcagtggaaactcgttcACTGGAGTGAGGAATCACGCTTCGCCTTCTGGCAGTCTggcggacaaatctgggtttggcggatgccaggagagcgCTACCTTCCTGATtaaggtttggtggaggagggataatggtctggcgctgtttttcatagttcgggTGAGGCCCCTTAGTTCCGGTGAAGGGACattttaacgctacagcatacaatgatattctagactattctgtgcttccaactttgtggcaacagtttggggaaggccctttcctatataaaatgttatttgtcacatgccgaatacaacaggtacctacCAGGTAATTACCTAACCATTaaatgattacttacaagcccataaccaacaatgcagttcaagaaataaagttaagaaaatgttgactaaataaataaagtaaaataatcaaatcaaaaagtaacacaagaaaattacataacaataatgaggctgtaTGCAGGGGTACAAGTTAATCAAGGTAAtttgtgactatgcatagacgatagatagcgagtagcagcagtgtaaaaacaaaggggggtccATGTAAattgtccaggtggccatttgattaattgttcaccagtcttattgcttgggagtagaaactgttaaggagccttttgatcCTAGACTTGGTGTCTCGTTACCGCTTGCTGGGCGGTAATGGAGAGAATTAtcacttgggtgactggagtctttgacgtTTTTttggggcctttctctgacacccattgcctagtatataggtcctggatgttaggaagcttggccccagtgatgtactcactaccctctagcGCCTTACGTTCAGATGCCGAGTAGATGCCAtatcaggcggtgatgcaaccagtccggatgctcttgatggtgtagCTGtaaaacttttgaggatctggggacccatgccaaatattttcaggcctgagggggaaaaggtgttgtcgtgcccacttcacaactgtcttagtgtgtttggaccatgatagtttgttggtgatgtggagaccAAGGACTTTGAAACGCTCTACGCATTCCACTTCAGTCTCGTCCATGTTAATgcgggcctgttcggccctccttttcttatagtccacgatcagctcctttgtctgtatcacattgagggagaggttgttgtcctcgcaccacattgccaggtctctgaccacctccctataggctgtctcattgttgtcggtgatcaggcctaccactgttgtcgtcagcaaagttgattgtgttggagtcttgcttggccatgcagttgtgggtgaacagggattacagaACTAAACACGGACCCCTGAGAGGCCCCAGTGTTGCGGATCagcttggcagatgtgttgttgcctaaccttaccacctggggctgcccgtcaggaagtccaggatccagttgcagagggaggtgtttagtcccagggtcttttAGCTTGATGAGCTTTGTaggcactatagtgttgaacgctgagctgtagtcaatgaacagcattttcacatcggtattccttttgtccaggtgggaaagggcagtgtggagtgcaatttgAGATTgagatctgtggatctgttgggacagTAATCACTTAGGCatgttaccttcgctttctttggtacagggactatggtggtctctTTGAAAcatatgtaggtattacagactcggtcagggagaggttgacgATGTCAGTGAAAACATTTGCCAGTTGGCACGCACACAtcttggtaatccgtctggcactGCGGCTTCATGGATGTTGACCTtcttaaaggtcttgctcacattggctacggacaGCTTGATCACACAGCTGGTATGAAAGCTAAACAGCTTTTATCCACATAGCCCTTTTGCCCTTTGTTAGGTAACGTaacaattagaggtcgaccgatttaattagggccgattttcaagttttcataacaatggATAATCTgcctttttggatgccgattatggcCAATTACATTGCAATCCTTGAGGAAactgtggcaggctgaccacctgttacgcgagtgcagcgtcaaaaggaccttgtggctgcaagaGGCCAAGGTactttgctagctagcattaaactgatCTTATGAAAAAAACAATCTTCACGTtaacactagttaactacacatggttgatgatattactaagttaactagcttgtcctgcattgcatataatcaatgcgctGCCTGTTAAtatatcattgaatcacagcctacttcaacttcgccaaacaggtgatgatttaacaaaagcgcattcgcgaaaaaagcacagtcgttgcacaaatgtatctaaccataaacatcaatgccttttcttaaaatcaatacacagaagtaaatttgttaaacctgcatattcagttaaaataaattcatgttagcagccaATATtgactagggaaattgtgtcatagtatatgcaacagttttggCCGCAtggctcgttgtgaactgtgtgaccgtaattaatttgccagaattgtacataattatgacataacattgacggTTGtgtaatgtaacagcaatatttagacttgggGTTGCCACctgttcgataaaatacggaacggttctgtatttcactgaaagaataaacgttttgttttttcgAAATGATGGTTTCtgtatttgaccatattaatcGCCTAAGGGTCATATTTCCGTGTGTTTAttctaattaagtctatgatttgatatttgatagagcagtctgattgagcgatggtaggcagcagcaggctcgtgagcattcattcaaacagcactttactgcgtttgccagcagctcttagcaatgcttgaa
The Oncorhynchus nerka isolate Pitt River linkage group LG28, Oner_Uvic_2.0, whole genome shotgun sequence genome window above contains:
- the LOC115113212 gene encoding alpha-2A adrenergic receptor-like — its product is MCHNSGLVDLSCKDPSFNLMGCDNLTNSNKTLPGRLPYTVQTSVPLTILVGILILLTVFGNVLVVIAVLTSRALRAPQNLFLVSLACADILVATLVMPFSLANELMGYWYFGQVWCEIYLALDVLFCTSSITHLCAISLDRYWSVTQAIEYNSKRTPRRIKCIVLFVWVLAAIISFPPLISMEKEGAKEEGPTCKINEEKWYIIFSSTASFFAPCVIMILVYVRIYQVAKNRTRAPLGERRRGNNNPDKSQYGLVQQDPLERRNRGGRDGVEEGEEVNGIDVGEECSSSDGNENQCSIKMKLRKGKTKVSQVKLEDPSPKDYDAQQCVKVSRWKGRQNREKRFTFVLAVVMGVFVVCWFPFFFTYTLTAICESCCVPETLFNFFFWFGYCNSSLNPVIYTIFNNDFRRSFKKILCKKDRRGL